In one window of Verrucomicrobiota bacterium DNA:
- a CDS encoding Gfo/Idh/MocA family oxidoreductase — translation MNQPQLTSRREFLKTSSTAVAGAAFAATLAAPRAGYCAEDNAIKIALVGCGGRGSGAALNALSTSGPTKLWAVADVFPHKVANALSSLGPRFTSQVFVPPERQFVGFDAFKHAIDSLGRGGLVILATPPAFRPIHFEYAVEKGVNVFMEKSFAVDAPGIRRVLKAGELAAQKNLKVATGLMSRHYRPLEEAIQRIHDGTIGEVITCWAYRMHGPVGFVARKPGESELAHQIANYSNFTWLNGSFIVDWLIHNIDVCCWAKNDWPESVQGMGGRQVRQEADQLFDHYAAEFTFPDGTRMHAQGRHQLGCHDFFGDVIQGSKGSGVLGEGIHKPRLFKGHKQSSENVAWDYQGPRCDHYQNEHDLLFDAIRNDRPYNEVERSAKSCFTAIMGRMAVESGKLIRWKDAFNSDTKLAPGLDQISSLDHAAPVSPDAGGKYPIAMPGQTKVL, via the coding sequence ATGAACCAGCCTCAACTCACTTCGCGCCGCGAGTTTCTTAAAACCTCAAGCACAGCGGTCGCCGGAGCAGCCTTCGCCGCCACGTTGGCCGCGCCGCGCGCCGGCTATTGTGCCGAGGATAACGCCATCAAGATCGCGCTCGTCGGCTGCGGCGGACGCGGGTCCGGCGCCGCGTTGAACGCGCTCTCCACTTCGGGACCAACGAAGTTGTGGGCCGTGGCCGATGTTTTCCCGCACAAGGTGGCCAACGCCCTCAGCTCGCTCGGCCCGCGGTTCACCTCCCAAGTCTTCGTGCCGCCCGAGCGGCAGTTCGTCGGCTTTGACGCCTTCAAGCACGCCATCGATTCGCTCGGCCGAGGCGGCTTGGTCATCCTTGCGACACCGCCGGCCTTTCGCCCCATTCACTTCGAATATGCCGTCGAGAAAGGCGTGAATGTGTTCATGGAAAAATCCTTTGCCGTGGACGCGCCCGGAATTCGCCGGGTGTTGAAGGCCGGCGAACTGGCCGCGCAAAAAAATCTCAAGGTCGCCACCGGTTTGATGAGCCGGCATTACCGCCCGCTGGAAGAGGCCATCCAACGCATCCACGACGGCACCATCGGCGAGGTGATCACCTGCTGGGCGTATCGGATGCACGGGCCGGTGGGGTTCGTCGCGCGGAAACCGGGCGAAAGCGAACTGGCGCATCAGATTGCCAACTACAGCAATTTCACCTGGCTCAACGGCAGCTTCATCGTGGACTGGCTCATCCACAACATCGATGTTTGCTGTTGGGCGAAAAACGACTGGCCCGAATCAGTCCAAGGCATGGGTGGACGACAGGTGCGCCAGGAAGCCGATCAACTGTTCGATCATTATGCCGCAGAATTCACGTTCCCGGACGGCACGCGAATGCACGCGCAAGGCCGGCACCAGCTCGGTTGTCACGATTTCTTTGGCGACGTGATTCAAGGATCGAAAGGCAGCGGCGTCCTCGGCGAAGGCATCCACAAGCCGCGCCTGTTCAAAGGCCACAAGCAATCCTCGGAGAACGTCGCTTGGGATTACCAAGGTCCGCGGTGTGACCATTACCAGAACGAACACGACCTGCTGTTCGACGCCATCCGCAATGACCGGCCTTACAACGAAGTCGAACGCTCCGCCAAATCCTGTTTCACCGCCATCATGGGCCGCATGGCCGTCGAGTCCGGCAAGTTGATCAGGTGGAAGGACGCTTTTAATTCTGACACTAAACTCGCGCCCGGTCTCGATCAGATCAGTTCCCTCGACCACGCCGCGCCCGTCAGTCCGGACGCTGGCGGGAAATATCCCATCGCCATGCCGGGCCAGACCAAAGTGCTTTAA
- a CDS encoding ThuA domain-containing protein, whose product MKTPFSRQASVLDRVLRLSPAFVGIALLALAYPASAGDTIRALIITGIDYPGHHWWETTPVLQEELAKDPRIKVDVFKDPYQLGAKNLASYDVLILHFMNWEKPEPDAKAKENLRSFVDRGGGLVGIHFACGAFSNWNEYPNLLGRVWDGTNTHDPRGVFRVEVVNGSHPITAGLDRSFETDDELYTCLTGAKAVETLATAQSKLTKRDHPMAFVHRYGKGRVFFTPLGHDVKALRVAGTAELLRRAVAWSAGREPAAPTR is encoded by the coding sequence ATGAAAACTCCTTTCTCCCGTCAGGCTTCAGTCTTGGATCGAGTACTTCGATTGTCGCCAGCGTTTGTCGGCATCGCGCTGCTGGCGTTGGCGTACCCGGCATCGGCTGGGGACACCATTCGCGCGCTCATCATCACGGGCATTGATTATCCGGGACATCACTGGTGGGAGACGACACCCGTGTTGCAAGAGGAACTGGCCAAAGACCCGCGCATCAAGGTGGATGTGTTCAAGGACCCGTATCAACTCGGCGCGAAAAATCTGGCGAGCTACGACGTGCTCATCCTGCATTTCATGAACTGGGAGAAGCCGGAGCCGGATGCCAAGGCGAAGGAAAACCTCCGTTCCTTTGTGGATCGCGGTGGCGGACTGGTGGGCATCCACTTCGCCTGCGGCGCGTTCAGCAACTGGAATGAGTATCCCAATCTTCTCGGCCGCGTGTGGGATGGCACGAACACTCATGATCCACGCGGCGTGTTCCGCGTGGAAGTTGTAAACGGTAGCCACCCCATCACCGCCGGCCTGGATCGCTCGTTCGAAACCGACGATGAGCTTTACACCTGCCTCACGGGCGCCAAAGCCGTCGAAACCTTAGCTACCGCGCAGTCGAAACTGACGAAGCGCGACCATCCAATGGCTTTCGTGCATCGCTATGGCAAAGGCCGTGTTTTCTTCACGCCGCTCGGGCACGATGTGAAGGCGTTGCGGGTGGCCGGTACCGCGGAACTCTTGCGCCGCGCCGTAGCCTGGTCGGCGGGTCGAGAGCCAGCCGCACCAACCCGCTGA
- a CDS encoding dioxygenase: MAAPRPIETPPGAIREPKSLTRGRPVHQSLPAAVQCRLSLPTPCSIPAPCGTPCELKIGPERHAVVDLGHLARMAVMAMPRVQGGFREQAKELFAQVACIVKHHPTPLTATTMMVFLGNGADEAECQELLRARFGEALPVTTFVVQPPCGGAALGVELWALGGPGVTVQRFGPELLTVESDGIRWIHCGGIRGDAGSDGPYAESVSAFHRMQTRLAEAGVGFDQVVRTWLYVNHINSGQAGRQRYQELNRARTGFYRDIQFGIKARAACAPETIYPASTGIGTSGTTITMSCLALDSQRPDVFLLPLENPLQTPAYNYRATHSPHSPKFSRAMAVVQGHFVATLLSGTASVVNSQTCHPGDIVRQTEQTIENIERLIAPENFARHGLPGAGATLQDIAKLRVYVKRREDYEQCHEVCERRLPRIPAIYLQADVCRPELLVEIEAVAFSPLNSNPAPAVVNGQVSKEMERPE, from the coding sequence ATGGCTGCACCGAGGCCCATCGAAACTCCGCCGGGCGCGATTCGCGAACCCAAGTCTTTGACCAGGGGGCGACCGGTCCATCAGAGTTTGCCCGCTGCGGTCCAATGCCGGTTGAGCCTCCCAACTCCATGCAGCATCCCGGCGCCTTGCGGAACGCCCTGTGAACTAAAGATTGGCCCCGAACGCCACGCGGTGGTTGACCTTGGGCATCTGGCCCGGATGGCGGTGATGGCTATGCCGCGTGTGCAAGGTGGTTTTCGCGAGCAGGCCAAAGAATTGTTCGCGCAGGTGGCGTGCATCGTCAAACACCACCCGACGCCGCTCACGGCGACCACGATGATGGTCTTTCTGGGGAACGGCGCGGACGAGGCGGAATGCCAGGAGTTGCTGCGCGCCCGCTTTGGCGAAGCGCTGCCCGTGACGACGTTCGTGGTTCAACCGCCGTGCGGCGGCGCGGCGCTCGGCGTGGAACTGTGGGCGCTGGGCGGACCGGGCGTGACCGTGCAACGATTCGGTCCGGAGTTGCTCACGGTCGAGTCGGACGGGATTCGATGGATTCACTGCGGCGGCATTCGCGGTGACGCCGGCTCGGACGGCCCTTACGCCGAATCGGTGTCCGCCTTCCATCGAATGCAAACCCGCCTGGCCGAGGCCGGCGTCGGCTTTGATCAAGTGGTGCGCACGTGGCTTTATGTCAATCACATCAACTCCGGCCAAGCTGGCCGCCAGCGCTACCAGGAATTGAACCGCGCCCGGACGGGTTTTTACCGCGACATCCAATTCGGCATCAAAGCGCGCGCCGCTTGCGCACCAGAGACGATTTACCCTGCCAGCACCGGCATCGGCACGAGCGGAACCACCATCACGATGAGTTGCCTGGCACTGGATTCGCAGCGGCCCGACGTCTTTCTGCTGCCACTCGAAAATCCACTGCAAACGCCAGCCTACAATTACCGCGCGACACACTCGCCGCACAGTCCAAAGTTCTCGCGCGCCATGGCGGTGGTCCAAGGCCACTTCGTTGCCACACTCTTGTCCGGCACCGCGAGCGTCGTCAATTCCCAGACCTGCCACCCCGGCGACATCGTCCGCCAGACGGAGCAGACCATTGAAAACATCGAGCGGCTCATCGCGCCTGAAAACTTCGCCCGCCACGGCCTGCCCGGCGCGGGCGCGACTTTGCAAGACATCGCAAAGTTGCGCGTGTACGTAAAGCGCAGGGAAGACTACGAACAGTGCCACGAGGTGTGCGAACGCCGCCTTCCGCGGATTCCGGCCATCTACCTGCAGGCGGACGTTTGCCGGCCTGAACTGTTGGTGGAGATCGAGGCGGTGGCTTTCTCACCTCTCAATTCGAACCCGGCACCCGCCGTGGTCAACGGGCAGGTGTCCAAAGAAATGGAACGTCCGGAGTAA
- a CDS encoding PD40 domain-containing protein, translating into MQTCSRPLAARLALLPCLLMLALVIWPGETRCATTNTTTTSAADSAGVNPDSLLARFLAGPMRCVDEIVFAARALNQTDGHWYANFGYYSYDPNRKAYANGTKLYRLNLRTRELTALLVDETGGVRDPQVSYDGKRILFSYRPGGTEQYHLYEMDLGQAEANPKSEILNPKLKQLTSGQFDDIEPTYLPDGGIIFVSSRCKRWVNCWLTQVAVLHRCDADGSNLRALSSNNEHDNTPWPLPDGRILYTRWEYVDRSQVHFHHLWAANPDGTAQTVWFGNLHPGITMIDAKPIPGSDKIVASFSPGHGQREHDGVITVVDPKGGPDAKELARKISTSSRFRDPWAFNEDCFLAASRDTLVLMDATGRTEELVKLSAADRAAKLECHEPRPLAPRPRELVIQPRTKPEDSTGRMLLADVHHGRNMTGVKPGEIKKLLVLETLPMPIHYTGGMEPISYGGTFTLERILGTVPVAADGSAYFEVPAMRSVFFVALDENDMAVKRMQSFTSVQPGEILSCVGCHEHRAQTPSAGFHETLAVRKPAARIEPIRDAPQVFDFPRDVQPILDALCAECHGYEKTARGGPRAGRLILTGDRGPLYSHSYYMLTIARLFADGRNQPKSNYDPRALGSSASKLLTMLDGSHYGVQATPHQKKMLRLWIESAAAYPGTYAALGCGMIGNYSENNQINTGADWPATQAATEVIQQRCVGCHDEPSRRLPLNLADERGVSFWQPSLDDPRLLTSRHIVFNLTRPEKSIMLLAPLAKAAGGWGACRDLKSNQPAAVFADQNDPGYRALLALINAGKVYLAKDTRFDMPGFQPSADWVREMIRYGVLPESMKPEEVSDVYAVEEKYWESLWHRPVFASTHSQAQNQ; encoded by the coding sequence ATGCAAACCTGTTCCCGTCCATTGGCTGCGCGGCTCGCGCTTCTGCCGTGTCTGCTCATGTTGGCCTTGGTCATCTGGCCGGGCGAAACCCGTTGTGCAACGACGAATACAACGACGACTTCGGCAGCGGATTCCGCGGGCGTCAATCCCGACAGTCTCCTCGCCCGCTTTCTTGCCGGGCCAATGCGGTGCGTGGATGAAATTGTTTTTGCCGCCCGCGCATTGAATCAAACCGATGGCCATTGGTACGCGAACTTCGGCTACTACTCCTACGATCCGAATCGCAAAGCCTACGCCAACGGCACGAAGCTGTATCGTTTGAATCTCCGCACGCGCGAGCTGACGGCACTGCTCGTGGACGAGACCGGTGGCGTGCGCGACCCGCAGGTGAGTTACGACGGGAAGAGAATCCTGTTCAGCTACCGGCCCGGCGGCACCGAGCAGTATCACTTGTATGAGATGGACCTCGGCCAGGCTGAAGCAAATCCGAAATCCGAAATCCTAAATCCGAAATTGAAACAACTCACGAGCGGTCAGTTCGACGACATCGAGCCGACCTATCTTCCCGATGGCGGCATCATCTTTGTGAGCAGCCGCTGCAAACGCTGGGTGAATTGCTGGCTTACGCAAGTCGCCGTGCTGCATCGCTGTGACGCCGACGGCTCAAACCTCCGCGCGCTTTCCAGCAACAATGAGCACGACAACACACCCTGGCCGCTGCCGGATGGCCGCATCCTTTACACGCGCTGGGAATACGTTGACCGCAGCCAGGTTCACTTCCATCACCTCTGGGCCGCGAACCCCGACGGCACCGCGCAGACGGTCTGGTTCGGCAATCTGCATCCCGGCATCACGATGATTGACGCCAAGCCCATCCCCGGCAGCGACAAGATCGTGGCCAGCTTCAGTCCCGGTCACGGCCAGCGCGAACATGACGGCGTCATCACGGTCGTTGACCCCAAGGGCGGTCCGGACGCGAAAGAGCTTGCGAGAAAAATCAGCACTAGTTCGCGCTTCCGCGATCCGTGGGCATTTAACGAAGACTGCTTCCTCGCCGCCAGCCGCGACACGCTCGTTCTCATGGATGCCACCGGTCGCACAGAGGAACTCGTCAAACTCTCCGCCGCCGACCGCGCCGCCAAACTCGAATGTCACGAGCCGCGTCCACTCGCGCCGCGCCCGCGCGAACTTGTCATCCAGCCGCGCACCAAACCGGAGGATTCCACCGGCCGCATGCTGCTTGCCGACGTGCATCACGGCCGCAACATGACCGGCGTGAAGCCAGGCGAAATCAAAAAGCTTCTCGTACTCGAAACTCTTCCCATGCCCATTCACTACACCGGCGGCATGGAACCGATCAGCTACGGCGGCACGTTCACGCTCGAACGCATCCTCGGCACCGTGCCGGTGGCAGCGGACGGCTCGGCTTACTTTGAAGTGCCGGCGATGCGGAGCGTCTTCTTTGTTGCGCTGGACGAAAACGACATGGCGGTGAAACGGATGCAGAGTTTCACCAGCGTCCAGCCCGGCGAAATCCTGAGCTGCGTCGGCTGCCACGAACACCGGGCGCAAACGCCGAGCGCGGGTTTCCACGAAACCCTGGCCGTCCGCAAACCCGCCGCCCGCATCGAGCCCATCCGCGATGCGCCCCAGGTCTTTGACTTTCCGCGTGACGTGCAGCCCATCCTCGACGCCCTTTGCGCCGAATGCCACGGATACGAAAAAACTGCGCGCGGCGGCCCGCGCGCCGGACGCCTGATCCTGACCGGCGACCGCGGCCCGCTCTACAGCCATAGTTACTACATGCTCACCATCGCGCGCCTCTTTGCTGATGGACGCAATCAACCCAAAAGCAATTACGATCCGCGCGCCCTCGGCAGTTCCGCCAGCAAACTCCTCACGATGCTTGACGGCTCGCACTACGGTGTGCAAGCGACGCCGCATCAGAAAAAAATGCTGCGCTTGTGGATTGAATCCGCCGCCGCGTATCCCGGCACTTACGCCGCGCTCGGCTGCGGCATGATTGGCAATTATTCCGAGAACAACCAGATCAACACCGGCGCCGATTGGCCCGCCACGCAAGCCGCCACAGAGGTCATCCAGCAACGATGCGTGGGTTGTCACGATGAACCCAGCCGCCGTCTCCCGCTTAATCTCGCCGATGAACGTGGCGTTTCATTCTGGCAACCCAGCCTCGACGACCCGCGTCTGCTCACGAGCCGCCATATCGTGTTCAACCTCACGCGCCCGGAAAAATCCATCATGCTGCTCGCTCCGCTGGCGAAGGCCGCCGGCGGCTGGGGCGCTTGCCGCGATTTGAAATCAAATCAGCCCGCCGCTGTCTTCGCCGACCAGAACGACCCCGGCTATCGAGCTTTGCTCGCGCTCATCAACGCGGGAAAAGTTTACCTCGCCAAGGACACCCGCTTCGACATGCCCGGCTTCCAGCCCAGCGCCGATTGGGTGCGCGAGATGATACGCTACGGCGTGCTGCCTGAATCTATGAAGCCGGAGGAAGTGTCGGATGTTTACGCCGTTGAAGAAAAGTATTGGGAATCGCTATGGCATCGGCCCGTTTTCGCCTCCACGCATTCCCAAGCGCAGAATCAGTAA
- a CDS encoding vanadium-dependent haloperoxidase gives MSFVNHRPEKKTPMKPFSIIFLALALSTFASVATDGLRAAFGPRYQAAPPLVNSPRHGPRKGLDAVRRWNQIAIDASGLDHTPVAPGELRVFGEQLGPCRASRAMAIVHIAMFDTVNSAIGEYESYTGVRAPSGPLSMKAAISQAAHDTLVSLFPSQATSFDARLAEDLAEVKNKNARANGINLGKRAAAAILALRANDGSQTAEPRVGIDHPTSDLPGHWRQDPISLIPLALGGHWGECLPFVMQSSRQFRIPPPPALTSPEYTAAYHEVKRLGGDGVVTPTERTLEQTYIGIFWAYDGTPSLCAPPRLYNQLVLHLADQMGSDDVEVTRLLALINVAMAEAGLAVWESKYYYDFWRPITGIRESDPGTGPTGAGDGNPDTLGDPTFSPLGAPASNLQGPNFTPPFPAYPSGHAGFGGAVFQTLRRFYGTDDIAFTFVSEEFNGVTRDNNGNVRPLLPRSFSSLSQAEEENGQSRIYLGIHWAFDKTEGITQGRQVADYVFDHLYLPRHRQGQ, from the coding sequence ATGTCGTTCGTCAACCACCGGCCCGAAAAAAAAACCCCAATGAAACCGTTCTCAATTATATTCCTGGCTCTCGCCCTCTCTACCTTCGCGAGTGTCGCAACCGACGGACTTCGTGCCGCCTTCGGGCCGCGCTACCAAGCTGCTCCGCCCCTCGTCAACAGTCCCAGACATGGACCGCGAAAAGGGCTCGACGCGGTCCGTCGTTGGAACCAGATCGCGATCGATGCCAGCGGGCTCGATCACACTCCGGTGGCGCCGGGTGAGCTTCGCGTCTTCGGCGAACAACTCGGACCTTGCCGCGCGAGCCGGGCGATGGCGATTGTTCACATCGCGATGTTCGACACGGTGAATTCAGCGATTGGCGAGTACGAAAGCTATACCGGCGTCCGGGCGCCTTCCGGCCCACTTTCGATGAAGGCCGCCATCAGTCAAGCCGCGCATGATACGCTGGTGTCATTGTTCCCTTCCCAGGCGACAAGCTTCGACGCGCGACTGGCGGAAGACCTCGCAGAGGTTAAAAATAAAAATGCCCGGGCGAATGGCATCAACCTCGGCAAACGCGCCGCCGCCGCGATTCTCGCCCTCCGCGCCAACGACGGTTCGCAAACCGCCGAACCGCGCGTTGGCATCGATCATCCCACGAGCGACCTGCCGGGTCATTGGCGACAGGATCCGATCAGCTTGATTCCCCTCGCTCTGGGCGGACACTGGGGCGAGTGCCTTCCGTTCGTCATGCAATCGTCCCGCCAGTTTCGCATTCCACCGCCGCCCGCCCTGACCAGCCCGGAATACACGGCCGCTTACCATGAAGTGAAACGGCTGGGCGGCGACGGCGTGGTTACACCCACCGAGCGCACCTTGGAGCAAACCTACATCGGCATTTTCTGGGCCTACGACGGAACGCCCAGCCTGTGCGCGCCGCCGAGGTTGTATAATCAACTGGTGCTGCATCTCGCCGACCAGATGGGCTCGGATGATGTCGAAGTTACGCGGCTGCTGGCTTTGATCAACGTGGCAATGGCCGAAGCGGGCCTGGCCGTCTGGGAGTCGAAGTACTACTACGATTTCTGGCGCCCGATCACCGGCATCCGCGAATCCGACCCGGGCACCGGCCCCACGGGTGCCGGCGATGGCAACCCGGACACTCTTGGCGATCCGACGTTCTCACCGTTGGGCGCCCCCGCCAGCAATCTCCAAGGCCCAAACTTCACGCCGCCTTTCCCAGCTTATCCGTCGGGCCATGCCGGATTTGGCGGCGCCGTCTTTCAAACGCTGCGCCGCTTCTACGGAACAGACGACATTGCCTTCACGTTCGTGTCGGAAGAATTCAACGGCGTCACGCGAGACAACAATGGAAATGTACGACCGCTGCTCCCGCGCAGCTTCTCATCGCTCTCCCAGGCTGAGGAAGAAAATGGCCAGAGCCGGATTTACCTCGGCATCCATTGGGCCTTCGACAAGACCGAGGGCATCACGCAAGGCCGACAGGTGGCGGATTATGTGTTTGACCACCTGTATCTGCCAAGGCATCGGCAGGGTCAGTAG
- a CDS encoding FAD-binding protein, whose amino-acid sequence MTPSQQRAMIAAADCDVAFDNLTRQLYATDASIYQIEPRGVAFPRSAEQASAVIHAAADAGLPITPRGAGTGLTGGAIGDGLIVEFARHNRQIAVLNLEKRTVRVGAGVVLDQLNQFLKPHGFCFGPDVATSSRATLGGMIANNSSGAHVPIYGTTADHIESLEIVLADGRIKTIGPRRDGLNPQRELINCLVRQHAMEINQRMPPGLLKRWPGYALDRCLRGPDNLNHILSGSEGTLAAILSAELKIVPLPRDKGLGLIFFASVAEAMQATVELLDLKPAAIEHIDRVLLDQTKGQLQFQAARDLLELDARPCESILIVEFYDDVADRLELLAKRRLGLRKTILREAAEMNLVWSLRKAGLSLITGRKGDAKPVTGIEDTAVRPAQLPAYVAGLESIMKPLGLKVCYYGHAAAGLLHARPVLDLHSATDLKKFRQVCDEVAALVRQFKGSLAAEHGVGIARTEFMPAQLGEELLMVMREIKSSFDPKNLFNPGKIIADGRFKIDAHLRQGADHKLKLPFTPLLAFAAKDGSFVRNLEQCNGCGGCRKDTPTMCPTFVATGEEIMSTRGRANVIRAVLERRGIDGGDLLRTAELEAALSNCLGCKACTTECPSKVNLALLKAELLHARHRRDGLPLRERLLSSVDALGKLGCCAPGLVNAALDWPWLRGFLSKALDIAARRPLPHYTNERFDHWFARRPVGRASTRGRVILWDDTFVRYHEPQIGKAAVAVLEAAGFEVTLLRERHCCGRPAFSQGNLDTAARLGRHNLDLLNHDGGEAPIVFLEPSCYSMFAEDYRELNLSGIKHIVNRCFLFEQFIDDLLNREPAAIPFNRQAVSIAIHAHCHAKSLMNISFMARLAQRLPGRKATLLDTGCCGMAGAFGALESKYELSLKVAEPLIKKIKQQPEGTIVVTSGTSCRQQIEHLTNVRPRHMAEIMAEALTLENRPVADGVTPLVC is encoded by the coding sequence ATGACGCCGAGCCAACAACGCGCGATGATTGCTGCCGCGGATTGCGACGTCGCTTTCGACAATCTCACGAGGCAACTCTACGCCACGGACGCCTCGATTTATCAGATCGAGCCAAGGGGGGTCGCGTTCCCGCGCAGCGCCGAGCAAGCCAGCGCTGTGATTCACGCGGCAGCCGACGCTGGCCTCCCGATCACTCCGCGCGGTGCCGGGACGGGTCTGACGGGTGGTGCCATTGGCGACGGCTTGATCGTTGAATTCGCCCGGCACAACCGGCAGATCGCCGTGCTGAATCTGGAAAAGCGCACCGTGCGGGTGGGCGCCGGCGTGGTGCTCGACCAGCTCAACCAATTTCTCAAGCCGCACGGATTCTGTTTCGGGCCGGATGTGGCGACCAGTTCGCGCGCCACACTCGGCGGGATGATTGCCAACAACTCTTCCGGCGCTCACGTGCCGATCTATGGCACCACGGCGGACCACATCGAATCGCTAGAAATTGTCCTGGCGGATGGACGTATCAAAACCATCGGACCTCGCCGCGACGGGCTGAATCCGCAGCGTGAGTTGATCAACTGTTTGGTTCGTCAGCACGCCATGGAAATCAACCAGCGCATGCCACCGGGCTTGTTGAAACGCTGGCCGGGTTACGCTCTCGATCGCTGTCTGCGCGGGCCGGACAATCTCAACCACATCCTGTCCGGCAGTGAAGGCACACTCGCGGCCATCCTGTCGGCGGAATTGAAAATCGTTCCGCTGCCGCGCGACAAAGGTTTGGGTCTGATTTTTTTCGCCTCCGTTGCCGAGGCGATGCAGGCCACCGTGGAACTGCTCGACCTGAAACCCGCCGCGATTGAGCACATCGACCGGGTACTCTTAGACCAGACCAAAGGGCAACTCCAGTTTCAGGCCGCGCGCGACCTGCTCGAACTGGACGCCCGGCCGTGCGAATCGATTTTGATCGTGGAGTTCTATGACGACGTTGCGGATCGCTTGGAACTGCTCGCGAAACGACGCCTGGGTCTGCGCAAAACGATTTTGCGCGAAGCCGCTGAGATGAATCTGGTGTGGTCGTTGCGCAAGGCGGGACTTTCGTTGATCACCGGACGGAAGGGCGACGCCAAGCCCGTCACCGGCATCGAAGACACAGCCGTGAGACCGGCGCAGTTGCCGGCCTACGTCGCCGGTTTGGAATCGATCATGAAACCGCTCGGATTGAAGGTTTGCTATTACGGCCACGCCGCCGCCGGCCTCTTGCACGCTCGCCCTGTGCTCGACCTGCACAGTGCGACCGACTTGAAAAAATTTCGCCAGGTGTGCGACGAAGTTGCCGCGCTCGTACGCCAGTTCAAAGGCTCGCTCGCCGCCGAACACGGCGTCGGCATCGCCCGCACCGAGTTCATGCCCGCACAGCTCGGCGAAGAATTGTTGATGGTGATGCGCGAAATCAAGTCCTCGTTCGACCCGAAGAACCTTTTCAACCCCGGCAAGATCATCGCTGACGGTCGATTCAAAATTGACGCGCACTTGCGGCAGGGCGCGGACCACAAATTGAAATTGCCCTTCACTCCCTTGCTCGCGTTCGCCGCCAAGGACGGTTCATTCGTCCGCAATCTGGAGCAATGCAATGGCTGCGGCGGTTGTCGTAAGGACACGCCGACGATGTGCCCGACCTTCGTGGCGACCGGCGAGGAAATCATGTCCACGCGCGGACGCGCCAATGTCATTCGCGCGGTCTTGGAACGGCGCGGCATCGACGGCGGTGATCTGCTGCGCACGGCGGAATTGGAGGCCGCCCTGAGCAACTGTCTCGGCTGCAAAGCCTGCACGACCGAGTGCCCCTCGAAAGTGAACCTCGCCCTGCTCAAGGCGGAGTTGCTGCACGCGCGGCATCGGCGCGACGGCCTGCCGCTGCGTGAGCGGTTGCTGAGTTCGGTGGATGCGCTCGGCAAGCTTGGCTGCTGTGCACCGGGTCTGGTGAATGCCGCGCTCGATTGGCCGTGGCTGCGAGGATTCCTATCAAAGGCCCTCGACATTGCGGCGCGACGACCACTGCCGCATTACACGAACGAACGTTTCGACCACTGGTTTGCCCGGCGTCCAGTTGGACGGGCTTCTACTCGCGGAAGGGTCATTCTGTGGGACGATACGTTCGTGCGCTATCACGAGCCGCAGATCGGCAAAGCGGCCGTCGCGGTGCTGGAAGCGGCGGGATTTGAAGTCACGTTGTTACGGGAACGGCATTGTTGTGGCCGTCCCGCTTTCAGCCAAGGCAACCTGGATACAGCCGCGCGATTGGGACGACACAATCTGGATCTCCTGAATCACGATGGCGGTGAAGCGCCAATCGTTTTCCTTGAACCTTCCTGCTACTCGATGTTCGCGGAGGATTATCGCGAGTTGAATCTGTCCGGCATCAAGCACATCGTGAATCGTTGCTTCCTCTTCGAGCAGTTCATCGACGATTTGTTGAACCGTGAACCGGCGGCAATCCCGTTCAATCGACAGGCGGTCAGCATCGCGATCCACGCGCATTGTCATGCCAAGTCGTTGATGAACATTTCGTTCATGGCACGGCTGGCGCAACGGTTGCCCGGGCGAAAGGCGACGTTGTTGGACACCGGCTGCTGCGGCATGGCCGGCGCTTTCGGCGCGTTGGAATCCAAATACGAATTATCGCTCAAGGTGGCCGAGCCGCTGATCAAAAAGATCAAGCAACAACCTGAGGGAACAATCGTGGTCACTTCCGGCACCAGTTGCCGGCAGCAGATCGAGCATCTGACAAACGTTCGCCCGCGCCACATGGCCGAAATCATGGCGGAAGCGTTGACATTGGAAAATCGACCGGTGGCGGATGGTGTAACTCCGTTGGTGTGCTGA